A single region of the Drosophila takahashii strain IR98-3 E-12201 chromosome 2R, DtakHiC1v2, whole genome shotgun sequence genome encodes:
- the ocm gene encoding uncharacterized protein ocm, translating into MTYELPPIILKGKELIKYRHLKLKYPVSDEFLHRNWWNVKRFIIYALNPRCVIRNYAWRRRRSHRVRIVRRVRILLFDPRLKRMIKRRLQNVRQWSRNIVGHYRKMGRIEEYEETEVYSVAEPLAAEEVSKQMKQQLELLKTGKRSLSLIEDTTPGGEVPAKKPKNHPETLEETANEDQLDSEITPSKEAAERTPTKSPAQADASEDAPTPATPSKEQSGQSSAFSSAEKTDKSEKAGGSKFLDMLISKVRVKNFAREDNMPTEASVAPFCASEDEGSEDFVGFDESVHQPGMLLTPLVPVNCKTTEGNSAFVSESLDAYMREHHINDSDSRQDDKDKLLEPMGHDGQVTSHSMPPPMDMPAVPEALQRLRTVAERRQYLQRCKNHKMGIINNEANVYRELQRKQRQRKVKISAMQTLQAPDSQMPFTRQGWQAASYVATENSNYYYQVIQVDGEMVRLPGAQGNNLKREKSPYLSRLTQKEENELRCSSQCLDARICRELKVIPTRVCPPRNPKILNQYPLPAIFRPCPLSMKPFQRPLDDDTAALLLAGGSMAVVSMPNVQLDVMPQLGRPLDEIAKRYLQHILPHHDITREWAEFSVSTLQAPPACMKDAEEQAAQTPAGRRKSFTFVVPYLNDRNHILVRRVVDRSELLDASFNEEPEKLQEFVFREKLPAQPDEETLACADMINDMINTVAISCSENSFISEDPDAIGNGSSSAKSEEVSPAKEESGRDADKTGGKAKRLPNKQKRLANELRRLNATIIDAAARNADANKPCAKDHCQLGCLCASLSGTELPVRDHCGRAECVLDCRCLGAEQGRVMRVEAADGRGISNEDAFNLRRKATARLAKMEKDFTSTLVLTDNETLLINESQGDKKRRCTKAPKRYEDFDDTMFDEEEEKEVVSPTSKKQKKIAAAAAAAAAAAAAAAAAAAAAAAPALSEPCSVKDTDLAQLKHCFVGLRRLSDIENLATFCMTHQLYKCFCGGDSPDGKPVVIEKEQWNAPVTHFNPELATRAHYSFERPPEEITTKKRGREKKAKLKVEEKPIEEDQKPKIKEPEETIPAKTESKEEPKAADSLFDDESPLQRSIELDTIFSYFRSRPHICRRAISVPKNSYQRLNKRRAERVRNHAVRQETPETEELLKSRIQGAIIYYRKELDRQRKRELTKRAAKAPVIELRDDSTDGSEASSRQKRSATPTKEAGPGKRLKLEQEPAPSPPEESHKLDIQVPRIAACYSLNAASVDALASGMAAAASSTGTDNNSTETDSPNFRSFYNEVVKNMNTLVSKKMQDIDLALQRESKIIPAPNEEILCIIKWTNFLAAFESGFVFIWDVQMKSHSFLAATTSNQMPSVCGAIGVVNTKFAPDPQALPLMARMLMNSTRNENTNRLAVVMQGRQSFWLVKGFLRHMEGNACTKPTPQTHPLLTKKINVLCSLLVKQRIREHQKKLQSAGGSTPSEVPNSQVVADVPPPNSLLKQRQKKPQSQEAPSSSTPSSAKVVKPAPVAPATPSPAVPLAPAKLASPGVKGKSGAAGIRSNIEFRKVNHNDVDELQIPEQLKTDHRWVVLDIFDDFSHIFVPAFGDMISLTRIYSVMKVAEETQKVVKLQFFPAAPYDAFVTPSSKKKIYFGPLNLDMPPPVLVLLQSVDRKMMLREVYQREHSIPVHRHRRSMAFWVLHVNGQVHFEIDMESTAKLAAQQNNSTEQTALNVVKIPSQLSVELERNEETVPPVVIIDSDEEDDQQLVIDEQEEHQPVREIKQEPQRTSFTIQTMPASGALQITAADSVAPPPRPPKDVTTCSLTGGFMPFIANVPAKNGELAPTTQYLTPQVQVTTSLSVPETVSSAPASSSSVPTGKTMHNRINESLQELLSSGNTVTPGGITITKLDSKDKKLPSESFHMVNKRLPVKIGAGIAKQAAKALPAPGKLPLARAVISPVALPLNKGIPAVRPAVPGQSSVVRLYPKATPNATGRQSMPGNAKPTVTATPRQSLPAKSTIASDKPSPVGISKLPVQAEPSARMSLPLKPLTAPVEHLPSRQSLPAKVVAKPPLTVAPAAQKPNNVASADQQGCSLKPCYGILGAKGLPRFRVKIHGSDFYVKVPDQGVFRFKTVGAAASFLSRHVAKNPAFKQFLPAQWKFQALEQTNNQVPSKPQQSPAAIVIED; encoded by the exons ATGACTTACGAACTGCCGCCAATCATACTGAAAGGCAAAGAACTGATCAAATACCGCCACCTGAAGCTCAAATATCCCGTGTCCGACGAGTTTCTGCACCGCAACTGGTGGAATGTCAAGCGGTTTATAATCTACGCCCTGAATCCTCGCTGCGTCATCCGGAATTATGCCTGGCGCCGGCGACGCAGCCATCGTGTCCGCATCGTGCGACGAGTCCGCATCCTGCTCTTCGATCCGCGGCTCAAGCGGATGATCAAGCGTCGCCTGCAGAACGTGCGTCAGTGGTCGAGAAACATAGTGGGTCACTACAGGAAGATGGGCAGGATCGAGGAGTACGAGGAGACGGAGGTGTACAGCGTGGCCGAGCCCCTGGCTGCCGAGGAGGTGTCCAAGCAGATGAAGCAGCAACTGGAGCTGCTCAAGACGGGCAAGAGGAGCCTGTCCCTCATAGAGGACACCACTCCCGGTGGGGAGGTGCCAGCCAAGAAGCCTAAAAATCACCCAGAGACTCTGGAAGAGACCGCTAATGAAGATCAACTGGATTCGGAGATCACTCCCTCCAAGGAGGCAGCCGAAAGAACGCCCACAAAGTCGCCGGCGCAAGCAGACGCCTCAGAGGATGCCCCCACACCAGCCACTCCCAGCAAGGAGCAGAGCGGCCAGTCGAGCGCCTTCTCCAGTGCCGAGAAGACGGACAAGTCGGAGAAGGCCGGCGGCAGCAAGTTTCTGGACATGCTCATCAGCAAGGTGCGCGTAAAGAACTTTGCGCGCGAGGACAACATGCCAACGGAAGCCAGCGTGGCTCCATTCTGCGCCTCCGAGGACGAGGGCAGCGAGGACTTTGTGGGCTTCGACGAGAGTGTCCACCAGCCGGGCATGCTGCTCACGCCACTGGTCCCGGTCAACTGCAAGACCACCGAAGGCAACTCCGCCTTTGTCAGCGAATCGCTGGATGCCTACATGCGCGAGCACCACATCAATGACTCGGATTCGCGGCAGGACGACAAGGATAAGCTGCTCGAGCCGATGGGACACGATGGTCAGGTCACCTCGCACAGCATGCCGCCGCCGATGGACATGCCAGCCGTGCCGGAGGCACTGCAGCGACTGCGAACGGTGGCGGAGAGGCGTCAGTATCTGCAGCGCTGCAAGAACCACAAGATGGGTATCATCAACAACGAGGCGAATGTGTACAGGGAGTTGCAGCGCAAGCAGCGCCAGCGGAAGGTGAAGATCAGCGCCATGCAGACGCTCCAGGCCCCCGACTCCCAGATGCCCTTCACCCGACAGGGCTGGCAGGCAGCCAGTTATGTGGCCACCGAGAACTCCAACTACTACTATCAG GTAATCCAGGTGGACGGGGAGATGGTGCGTCTGCCGGGCGCCCAGGGCAACAACTTGAAGCGCGAGAAAAGCCCCTACTTGAGCAGGCTAACGCAAAAGGAGGAGAACGAACTGCGTTGCAGCAGCCAGTGCTTGGATGCCCGCATCTGCCGGGAGCTAAAGGTGATTCCCACACGAGTGTGCCCGCCGAGGAACCCCAAGATCCTCAACCAATATCCCCTGCCCGCCATCTTCCGCCCCTGCCCGCTGTCCATGAAGCCGTTCCAGAGGCCTCTGGACGATGATACAGCCGCTTTGCTCCTCGCCGGCGGCAGCATGGCCGTTGTCAGCATGCCGAATGTGCAGCTGGATGTGATGCCTCAACTGGGGAGACCTCTGGACGAGATTGCCAAGCGGTATCTGCAGCACATTCTGCCGCATCACGACATTACACGCGAATGGGCCGAGTTCAGTGTGTCCACGCTGCAGGCGCCGCCCGCTTGCATGAAGGATGCCGAGGAGCAGGCTGCCCAAACGCCCGCGGGTCGCCGCAAGAGCTTCACCTTCGTGGTTCCCTACCTCAACGATCGCAATCACATACTCGTGCGGCGCGTAGTCGATCGATCCGAGCTCCTGGACGCGAGCTTCAACGAGGAGCCCGAGAAGCTGCAGGAGTTCGTCTTCCGGGAGAAGCTGCCTGCGCAGCCGGATGAAGAGACTCTGGCCTGCGCAGACATGATCAATGACATGATCAACACTGTGGCCATCAGTTGCAGCGAGAATAGTTTCATAAGCGAGGATCCCGATGCGATTGGTAATGGTTCTTCGTCGGCCAAGTCTGAGGAAGTAAGTCCCGCGAAGGAGGAGTCTGGCAGGGATGCGGATAAAACTGGAGGCAAGGCAAAGCGACTGCCGAACAAGCAGAAGCGCCTGGCCAATGAACTCAGGCGTTTGAATGCCACCATCATTGATGCGGCAGCCAGAAATGCAGATG CTAATAAGCCCTGCGCCAAGGATCACTGCCAGTTGGGCTGCCTGTGTGCCAGCTTATCAGGTACAGAATTGCCAGTAAGGGATCACTGCGGAAGGGCAGAGTGTGTTCTGGATTGCCGTTGCCTGGGTGCCGAGCAGGGTCGTGTGATGCGCGTGGAGGCAGCAGAT GGCCGCGGAATTTCCAACGAGGACGCCTTCAACTTGCGCCGCAAGGCCACCGCGCGGCTGGCCAAAATGGAGAAGGACTTCACCTCCACCTTGGTGCTCACCGACAACGAAACGCTGCTGATCAACGAGTCGCAGGGCGACAAGAAGCGACGCTGCACAAAGGCCCCCAAGCGATACGAGGACTTCGACGACACCATgttcgacgaggaggaggaaaaaGAGGTGGTTTCGCCCACGTCGAAGAAGCAAAAGAAgattgccgctgctgctgcggctgccgcggcggctgctgctgcggccgctgctgctgctgccgctgccgctgctcctGCTCTCAGCGAACCCTGCTCGGTGAAGGACACGGATCTGGCCCAGCTGAAGCATTGCTTTGTGGGCCTGCGCCGCTTGTCGGACATTGAGAACTTGGCCACCTTCTGCATGACCCACCAGCTGTACAAGTGCTTCTGTGGCGGTGACTCCCCGGATGGCAAACCAGTGGTCATCGAGAAGGAGCAGTGGAATGCCCCAGTGACCCACTTCAATCCGGAACTTGCTACCCGAGCGCACTACAGTTTCGAGCGACCGCCGGAGGAGATCACAACGAAGAAGAGGGGAAGGGAGAAGAAAGCTAAGCTTAAGGTGGAGGAAAAACCAATCGAAGAAGATCAAAAGCCAAAGATTAAGGAGCCGGAGGAGACTATTCCAGCCAAGACTGAATCTAAGGAAGAGCCGAAAGCAGCCGATTCCCTATTCGATGATGAGTCTCCGCTCCAGAGGTCCATTGAGTTGGATACGATCTTCAGCTACTTTCGTTCTCGCCCTCACATCTGCCGACGTGCCATTTCCGTGCCGAAGAACTCCTACCAGCGGCTGAACAAGCGGAGGGCGGAACGCGTGCGTAACCATGCGGTCCGTCAGGAGACTCCGGAAACGGAGGAGCTGCTCAAGAGTCGCATTCAGGGTGCCATTATCTATTATCGCAAGGAACTCGATCGGCAGCGCAAGCGAGAGCTGACCAAAAGGGCGGCGAAGGCCCCGGTCATCGAGTTGCGCGATGATTCCACCGATGGAAGCGAGGCCAGCAGCCGTCAGAAGAGGAGTGCTACTCCCACAAAGGAGGCAGGTCCAGGCAAGCGCTTGAAACTAGAGCAAGAGCCTGCGCCTTCGCCGCCAGAGGAAAGCCACAAGTTGGACATTCAAGTGCCCCGCATCGCCGCCTGCTATTCCCTCAATGCCGCTTCCGTGGATGCTCTAGCCTCTGGAATGGCTGCAGCTGCTTCCTCCACTGGAACAGATAACAATTCGACCGAGACTGACTCCCCCAACTTCCGCTCGTTCTACAACGAGGTGGTCAAGAACATGAACACTCTGGTTAGCAAGAAGATGCAGGACATTGATCTGGCGCTGCAGCGCGAGAGCAAGATAATTCCGGCCCCCAACGAGGAGATTCTGTGCATCATCAAGTGGACCAACTTTCTGGCTGCCTTCGAATCCGGCTTCGTGTTCATTTGGGACGTCCAGATGAAGTCGCACAGCTTCCTGGCGGCCACCACATCCAACCAAATGCCCTCGGTGTGTGGGGCAATTGGAGTGGTGAACACCAAGTTTGCGCCCGATCCCCAGGCCCTCCCTTTAATGGCTCGAATGCTGATGAATTCCACGCGCAATGAAAACACTAATCGCCTGGCGGTGGTTATGCAGGGCAGGCAGAGCTTTTGGCTTGTCAAAGGATTCCTGCGACACATGGAGGGCAATGCCTGCACAAAGCCCACGCCGCAGACGCATCCGTTGCTCACGAAGAAGATCAATGTGCTGTGCTCGCTGCTGGTGAAGCAGCGCATTCGGGAGCATCAGAAGAAGCTGCAGAGTGCTGGAGGCTCCACACCCTCCGAAGTGCCAAACAGCCAGGTGGTAGCGGATGTTCCGCCGCCAAACTCGCTGCTAAAACAGCGTCAGAAGAAACCGCAGAGCCAAGAAGCCCCATCCTCCAGTACGCCATCCTCCGCAAAGGTGGTTAAACCTGCTCCTGTTGCCCCTGCAACTCCTTCACCCGCTGTTCCCCTTGCTCCTGCCAAACTAGCATCACCTGGTGTTAAGGGCAAAAGCGGTGCAGCTGGAATCCGCAGCAACatcgagttcagaaaggtcaACCACAACGATGTGGATGAGCTGCAAATACCCGAGCAGCTCAAGACCGACCACCGCTGGGTGGTGCTCGACATTTTCGATGACTTTTCGCACATCTTTGTGCCCGCCTTCGGCGACATGATCTCGCTGACCAGGATTTACAGCGTGATGAAGGTGGCCGAGGAGACGCAGAAGGTGGTGAAGCTTCAGTTCTTTCCCGCCGCTCCGTACGATGCCTTTGTTACGCCCTCGTCAAAGAAGAAGATCTACTTTGGCCCTCTGAATCTGGACATGCCGCCACCAGTGCTCGTGCTGCTGCAGAGCGTCGACAGGAAGATGATGCTGCGCGAGGTTTACCAGCGGGAGCACTCCATTCCCGTCCATCGCCATCGGCGCAGCATGGCCTTCTGGGTGCTGCACGTCAACGGGCAGGTGCATTTTGAGATCGACATGGAGTCCACGGCGAAGCTGGCAGCGCAACAGAATAATTCTACGGAACAAACTGCTCTTAATGTGGTGAAAATCCCCTCGCAGTTGTCTGTGGAGCTGGAGAGGAATGAGGAGACAGTTCCGCCGGTGGTGATCATTGATAGTGATGAGGAGGATGATCAACAACTAGTGATCGACGAGCAGGAGGAGCATCAGCCGGTGAGAGAAATCAAGCAGGAACCGCAGCGCACGAGCTTCACCATCCAGACAATGCCCGCCAGCGGTGCTCTGCAGATAACTGCCGCGGATTCGGTAGCTCCACCACCGCGGCCGCCCAAAGATGTTACCACTTGCAGCCTAACTGGTGGCTTCATGCCGTTCATTGCGAATGTGCCGGCCAAGAATGGCGAGCTGGCGCCCACCACGCAATACTTGACGCCCCAGGTGCAGGTGACCACGTCGTTGAGTGTTCCAGAGACCGTCTCCTCCGCCCCCGCCTCCAGTTCTTCTGTTCCCACAGGCAAGACAATGCACAACAGGATCAACGAGTCGCTGCAGGAGCTGCTGAGCAGTGGGAATACTGTGACCCCGGGCGGCATAACAATCACCAAGCTGGACAGCAAGGACAAGAAGCTGCCGAGCGAGTCCTTCCACATGGTTAACAAGCGACTACCGGTGAAAATCGGAGCCGGGATAGCTAAGCAAGCAGCTAAAGCTCTACCGGCACCGGGAAAACTTCCTCTGGCCCGAGCCGTCATCAGTCCAGTGGCGTTGCCCCTTAACAAAGGCATTCCAGCCGTGCGACCCGCAGTTCCTGGACAAAGCAGTGTGGTGCGGTTGTATCCCAAAGCAACTCCCAATGCTACCGGCAGGCAATCCATGCCGGGAAATGCTAAACCGACGGTAACCGCAACGCCACGTCAATCCCTGCCAGCCAAGTCTACGATTGCCAGTGATAAGCCATCGCCAGTGGGCATCTCCAAGTTGCCTGTGCAGGCTGAGCCCTCAGCCCGCATGTCGCTGCCCCTGAAACCGCTGACTGCGCCGGTGGAACACCTGCCCTCACGACAATCTCTGCCCGCCAAGGTGGTGGCCAAGCCTCCTTTAACAGTTGCACCTGCTGCACAAAAACCCAACAACGTAGCTTCAGCTGATCAGCAGGGATGCAGCTTAAAACCCTGCTACGGAATCCTGGGCGCCAAAGGTTTGCCGCGCTTCCGCGTCAAAATTCACGGCTCCGACTTTTACGTCAAGGTACCCGATCAGGGAGTTTTCCGCTTCAAAACTGTCGGTGCAGCCGCCAGTTTTCTCAGTCG CCACGTGGCAAAGAATCCTGCGTTCAAGCAGTTTTTGCCGGCACAGTGGAAGTTTCAGGCCTTGGAGCAGACCAACAACCAGGTGCCATCTAAGCCTCAACAGTCACCGGCAGCCATCGTAATCGAGGATTAA